One Homo sapiens chromosome 3, GRCh38.p14 Primary Assembly genomic window carries:
- the SST gene encoding somatostatin preproprotein: MLSCRLQCALAALSIVLALGCVTGAPSDPRLRQFLQKSLAAAAGKQELAKYFLAELLSEPNQTENDALEPEDLSQAAEQDEMRLELQRSANSNPAMAPRERKAGCKNFFWKTFTSC, encoded by the exons ATGCTGTCCTGCCGCCTCCAGTGCGCGCTGGCTGCGCTGTCCATCGTCCTGGCCCTGGGCTGTGTCACCGGCGCTCCCTCGGACCCCAGACTCCGTCAGTTTCTGCAGAAGTCCCTGGCTGCTGCCGCGGGGAAGCAG GAACTGGCCAAGTACTTCTTGGCAGAGCTGCTGTCTGAACCCAACCAGACGGAGAATGATGCCCTGGAACCTGAAGATCTGTCCCAGGCTGCTGAGCAGGATGAAATGAGGCTTGAGCTGCAGAGATCTGCTAACTCAAACCCGGCTATGGCACCCCGAGAACGCAAAGCTGGCTGCAAGAATTTCTTCTGGAAGACTTTCACATCCTGTTAG